The Caldibacillus debilis DSM 16016 genome includes a region encoding these proteins:
- the spoIIIAE gene encoding stage III sporulation protein AE has product MKTKWARLLAVAAVFFLFWLDSVSAVEKGGGETGEELSPKAIAEKELKELDLGGIRQFWEEIQREYGAFLPESKTGDVTDFIKSAGSFSFKDWGTGLLKYAFQELLINGKLLGSLLLLTIFSMFLQMLQNSFETASVSKIAYAIVFIVLLIIALNSFHIAVSYAEKAVGRMVHFTLAFIPLFLALMASGGAVVSAGFFHPVLLFMANVSGMFVQKIVFPLLFLSVLLNVVSTLTEHYKATQLAGLLRNWSIGLLGLFMTVFLGVISVQGGAAAVADGVAVRTAKFLTGNLIPVFGRMLTDAADTVIAASLLLKNMIGVAGVVMLLFSVLFPSVKILLIAFFYKLAASIMQPLGGGPIIECLSIISKSVLYIFAALGIVSMMFFLSLTIIIIAGNMQVMIR; this is encoded by the coding sequence AAGGCGATCGCGGAAAAGGAATTGAAAGAATTGGATCTGGGGGGAATCCGGCAATTTTGGGAAGAGATTCAACGGGAATACGGCGCCTTCCTCCCGGAAAGCAAAACCGGGGACGTGACGGATTTTATAAAAAGCGCGGGCAGTTTTTCCTTTAAGGATTGGGGGACCGGCCTGTTGAAATACGCCTTTCAGGAACTATTGATCAACGGAAAACTGCTGGGATCCCTCCTGCTTCTGACGATCTTCAGCATGTTTTTGCAGATGCTGCAAAATTCCTTCGAAACCGCTTCCGTCAGCAAAATCGCCTACGCCATCGTGTTCATCGTCCTGTTGATCATCGCCCTGAACAGCTTCCATATCGCCGTCTCCTATGCCGAGAAAGCCGTCGGCCGGATGGTCCATTTCACCCTGGCCTTCATTCCCCTCTTCCTGGCCCTTATGGCCTCGGGCGGCGCCGTCGTTTCCGCCGGCTTTTTCCATCCGGTCCTCCTCTTCATGGCCAATGTCAGCGGCATGTTCGTCCAAAAAATCGTCTTTCCCCTGCTTTTCCTCTCCGTCCTGTTAAACGTCGTCAGCACCTTGACGGAGCATTACAAGGCGACCCAGCTGGCGGGGCTGTTGAGGAATTGGAGCATCGGGCTCCTCGGGCTGTTCATGACGGTTTTTTTGGGGGTGATTTCCGTCCAGGGAGGAGCCGCGGCCGTGGCCGACGGGGTGGCGGTCCGCACGGCAAAGTTTTTAACGGGCAATCTGATCCCCGTTTTCGGACGAATGTTGACCGATGCGGCGGATACGGTCATCGCCGCGTCGTTGCTTCTAAAAAACATGATCGGCGTCGCCGGGGTGGTCATGCTGCTGTTCTCGGTCCTCTTTCCGTCCGTCAAAATATTGCTGATCGCCTTTTTTTACAAATTGGCCGCCAGCATCATGCAGCCCCTGGGCGGCGGCCCGATCATCGAATGTTTGTCGATCATTTCAAAAAGCGTCCTCTACATTTTTGCCGCCCTCGGAATCGTTTCGATGATGTTTTTTCTCAGCCTGACGATCATCATCATCGCCGGAAACATGCAAGTCATGATCCGTTAG
- the accB gene encoding acetyl-CoA carboxylase biotin carboxyl carrier protein translates to MKVQEIRELIRLVDQSSLEEFKYEYDGMKLEMKKRKILPETAMEAPVRQPAAERTQEQPGNAEAEAGRSLAVKVENEGKPAVAEPSPAKEEGGQNAGENLHKITSPMVGTFYQAPSPGAEPYVKIGSKVKKNTVVCIIEAMKLFNEIEADVEGEIVDILVKDGQLVEYGQPLFLVKEE, encoded by the coding sequence CTGAAAGTGCAGGAGATACGGGAATTGATCCGTTTAGTCGACCAATCCAGCCTGGAAGAATTCAAATACGAATATGACGGCATGAAATTGGAAATGAAAAAGAGAAAAATCCTCCCGGAAACGGCGATGGAGGCGCCGGTCCGTCAACCGGCGGCGGAGCGGACCCAGGAACAGCCGGGGAATGCCGAAGCGGAGGCCGGCCGTTCCCTTGCCGTGAAGGTAGAGAATGAAGGAAAACCCGCGGTTGCCGAACCGTCCCCCGCAAAGGAAGAGGGCGGACAGAACGCCGGGGAAAATCTCCATAAGATCACGTCGCCGATGGTCGGCACCTTCTATCAGGCACCGTCGCCCGGCGCGGAACCTTACGTGAAGATCGGTTCGAAAGTGAAGAAAAACACGGTCGTCTGCATTATTGAAGCGATGAAGCTGTTCAACGAAATCGAAGCGGATGTGGAGGGGGAAATCGTCGATATCCTGGTGAAGGACGGACAATTGGTGGAATACGGCCAGCCGCTGTTTTTGGTGAAGGAAGAATAA
- the spoIIIAF gene encoding stage III sporulation protein AF yields the protein MELLSSWIQNIILFILLSVVIEMLLPRSDMQKYVRMAAGLVLLILILTPIMKLFAMDGEELMERARESIASIPAAGNDIDAKKKEIQARQDAYILEQTAFQLKEAAEKGLIGQFGFRFDEIEIELKKGDGNIPGDAEKIRAVLAKEEGGREVEEIREVHIGADGDAKRIEEDLRQEIVKYLSEKWEVDSEKLEIVIEGG from the coding sequence GTGGAACTTCTATCCTCCTGGATCCAGAACATCATCCTTTTTATCCTGCTTTCCGTCGTCATTGAAATGCTTCTTCCCCGCTCCGACATGCAGAAATATGTCCGCATGGCCGCCGGGCTCGTGCTGTTGATCCTCATTTTAACCCCGATCATGAAATTGTTCGCCATGGATGGGGAAGAGCTGATGGAACGGGCCCGGGAATCGATCGCTTCCATCCCCGCTGCGGGAAATGACATCGATGCGAAGAAAAAAGAAATACAAGCCAGACAAGATGCATATATTTTAGAACAAACGGCTTTCCAGCTGAAGGAAGCAGCGGAAAAGGGGCTGATCGGCCAATTCGGTTTCCGGTTTGACGAGATCGAAATCGAGCTGAAGAAGGGCGATGGGAACATCCCCGGCGACGCGGAGAAGATCCGGGCGGTTTTGGCCAAGGAAGAAGGCGGCCGGGAGGTGGAAGAAATCCGGGAAGTCCATATCGGAGCGGATGGCGACGCCAAGAGGATTGAGGAAGATTTGCGGCAGGAAATCGTGAAGTATTTGTCGGAAAAATGGGAGGTGGATTCGGAAAAACTTGAAATCGTCATTGAAGGAGGATAA
- the accC gene encoding acetyl-CoA carboxylase biotin carboxylase subunit, translating into MIRKVLIANRGEIAVRIIRACKELGIETVAVYSTADQDALHVQLADEAYCIGPNPSKDSYLNKTNILSVAKLTGCDAVHPGYGFLAENADFAELVNECQLIFIGPSPEAIAKMGLKDVAKATMKEAGVPVVPGSDGIVSDSEEAVKIAEDIGYPVIIKATAGGGGKGIRVARDRDELIKGLRITQQEAMTAFGNPGVYLEKCIEDFRHVEIQILADRYGNVIHLGERDCSIQRRLQKLVEEAPSSAIDEEIRNRMGEAAVRAAKAVGYTGAGTVEFIFDVQNKKFYFMEMNTRIQVEHPVTELVTGIDIVKEQILIASGEKLSYKQEDIRFDGWAIECRINAENPLKNFAPSPGKIRMYLPPGGFGVRVDSAAYPGYSIPPFYDSMIAKLIVHGKTREEAIARMKRALGEFVIEGVHTTIPFHLNLMDHPAFKEGKFNTKFLDIHDVMKETKEGGVSHG; encoded by the coding sequence GTGATCAGGAAAGTTTTAATCGCGAACAGAGGGGAAATCGCCGTCAGGATCATCCGCGCCTGCAAAGAGCTCGGCATCGAAACGGTCGCCGTCTATTCCACGGCGGATCAGGACGCCCTCCATGTGCAGCTGGCCGATGAGGCCTATTGCATCGGGCCGAATCCGTCCAAGGACAGCTATTTGAACAAAACGAACATTTTGAGCGTCGCCAAATTGACCGGCTGTGACGCCGTTCATCCCGGTTACGGGTTTTTGGCGGAGAACGCGGACTTTGCCGAACTGGTCAATGAATGCCAGTTGATTTTTATCGGGCCGAGCCCGGAGGCCATCGCCAAGATGGGGCTGAAAGACGTGGCCAAAGCGACGATGAAGGAAGCGGGCGTTCCCGTCGTTCCCGGTTCCGACGGCATTGTTTCCGACAGTGAAGAGGCGGTGAAAATCGCCGAAGACATCGGTTATCCGGTCATTATTAAAGCGACGGCCGGCGGCGGGGGAAAAGGGATCCGCGTCGCCCGAGACCGGGATGAACTGATCAAGGGCTTGAGGATCACCCAGCAGGAGGCGATGACCGCCTTCGGGAATCCCGGCGTCTATTTGGAGAAATGCATCGAAGATTTCCGCCACGTGGAAATTCAAATTTTGGCCGACCGTTACGGAAACGTGATCCATTTGGGAGAACGGGATTGTTCGATTCAAAGGAGATTGCAAAAATTGGTGGAGGAAGCCCCGTCTTCGGCCATCGACGAGGAAATCCGGAATCGGATGGGGGAAGCGGCGGTCCGGGCCGCCAAAGCCGTCGGCTATACCGGCGCAGGGACGGTGGAATTTATTTTCGACGTGCAAAACAAGAAGTTCTACTTCATGGAAATGAACACGAGGATTCAGGTGGAACACCCCGTCACGGAGCTGGTGACCGGCATCGACATCGTCAAGGAACAGATTTTGATCGCATCAGGCGAGAAATTGTCCTATAAACAGGAGGATATCCGTTTTGACGGCTGGGCGATCGAGTGCAGGATCAACGCGGAAAACCCGCTGAAAAATTTTGCCCCGTCCCCGGGGAAGATCCGGATGTACCTCCCGCCGGGGGGATTTGGCGTGCGCGTCGATTCCGCCGCCTATCCCGGCTACAGCATTCCGCCCTTTTACGATTCCATGATCGCAAAGCTGATCGTTCACGGGAAGACGCGGGAAGAAGCCATCGCCCGGATGAAGCGGGCGTTGGGCGAATTTGTGATCGAAGGCGTGCATACGACCATCCCCTTCCATTTGAATTTGATGGATCATCCGGCATTCAAGGAAGGAAAGTTTAACACAAAATTTCTTGATATTCACGATGTGATGAAGGAAACTAAAGAAGGAGGTGTATCGCATGGCTGA
- the spoIIIAG gene encoding stage III sporulation protein AG gives MKLFGKISEILSGWGDEKKKSYFLVILVLGIALMIAGNIFRSDESAITEPSGKNPGGAESRKEQPVSGNEAPNQASGMADYESYYENELKKALESIAGVGDVTVLINVGSTEKKIYEKNTVKKKQVTNEKDTNGGEREIEDETVEEQMVIIREGDKEVPLVSETKKPEISGVLVVAKGAEQIQIRKMILEACMKVLDVPSHRISIMAKK, from the coding sequence ATGAAATTGTTCGGGAAAATCAGCGAAATCCTTTCCGGATGGGGCGATGAAAAGAAAAAGTCCTATTTTCTTGTCATTCTCGTACTCGGCATCGCTTTGATGATCGCAGGAAATATCTTCCGTTCCGATGAATCGGCGATAACGGAGCCGTCGGGAAAAAATCCCGGCGGCGCGGAAAGCCGAAAGGAACAGCCGGTTTCCGGGAATGAAGCCCCGAACCAAGCCAGCGGAATGGCGGACTATGAATCCTATTACGAAAACGAACTGAAAAAGGCCCTCGAATCGATCGCCGGGGTGGGGGATGTCACCGTCCTCATCAATGTCGGTTCGACGGAGAAGAAGATCTATGAAAAAAATACGGTGAAAAAAAAGCAAGTGACCAATGAAAAGGACACAAACGGGGGAGAAAGGGAGATCGAGGATGAAACCGTGGAAGAGCAGATGGTGATCATCCGGGAAGGGGACAAGGAGGTCCCCCTCGTTTCGGAAACGAAAAAGCCGGAAATATCCGGCGTGCTTGTCGTCGCCAAAGGCGCGGAACAGATCCAAATCCGGAAGATGATCCTGGAAGCGTGCATGAAGGTGTTGGATGTGCCGAGCCACCGAATATCCATCATGGCGAAAAAATAA
- a CDS encoding SpoIIIAH-like family protein: MMLKKQTVWFLTMLSLVIVLAVYYLSLPENNRDLSAVSEKGSSQEKSGGEGNPEDTSGLTGDENFEAIRLQLQDERSRKMEELQAIAASTDLSAEERSRAKDEMDQLSKNAEKEKLLESLITSTLGYEDALVRVDGNEVRITVKGQEPSRANANEIIHLVLKEVGTTQVNVAFQKEQTNDSK, encoded by the coding sequence ATGATGCTGAAAAAACAGACGGTATGGTTTTTAACCATGTTAAGCCTGGTCATCGTTTTGGCCGTATATTATCTTTCGTTGCCGGAAAATAACAGGGATCTTTCGGCGGTCAGCGAAAAAGGGAGTTCGCAGGAAAAATCCGGAGGCGAAGGGAACCCGGAAGATACGTCCGGTTTGACCGGCGATGAGAACTTTGAAGCGATCCGCCTGCAGCTGCAGGACGAAAGGAGCAGAAAGATGGAAGAGCTGCAGGCCATCGCCGCCTCCACCGATTTATCCGCCGAGGAAAGGAGCCGGGCGAAGGATGAAATGGACCAGCTGAGCAAAAACGCGGAAAAGGAAAAATTGCTCGAGTCGCTGATCACCTCCACTCTCGGCTATGAAGACGCCCTCGTCCGCGTCGACGGGAACGAGGTAAGGATTACCGTAAAAGGGCAGGAGCCGTCAAGGGCGAACGCCAATGAGATCATCCATCTCGTTCTGAAGGAAGTGGGAACCACCCAGGTCAACGTCGCCTTCCAAAAAGAACAGACGAACGATTCAAAATAA